The following proteins are co-located in the Silene latifolia isolate original U9 population chromosome 1, ASM4854445v1, whole genome shotgun sequence genome:
- the LOC141648855 gene encoding uncharacterized protein LOC141648855, whose amino-acid sequence MGVALWRQLHGVRSSVADVKKISVADGLMATHKEEPEEDASSNQTSSDQNQSSAAGHDKSAIDLLKGALPQAGPPGFTKPVERENRHVTETVSTSVTCNGGIPVHLIIKELPRMQLLGQIQLSKLRRLTKYDFSCLHNAVIRNHKLQASKNKMLYYNLCFKVCKTCTIIHSTLFMAANLNLYP is encoded by the exons ATGGGTGTTGCTTTGTGGAGGCAATTGCATGGAGTACGTTCAAGTGTTG CTGATGTTAAGAAGATATCAGTAGCTGATGGTTTGATGGCTACTCACAAGGAAGAGCCTGAAGAAGACGCGTCATCCAATCAGACTTCCAGTGATCAGAACCAAAGTTCTGCAGCTGGTCATGATAAATCTGCTATTGATCTACTAAAG GGAGCCCTCCCTCAGGCGGGTCCTCCTGGATTTACGAAACCTGTTGAAAGGGAGAATCGTCATGTCACTGAGACGGTGTCAACTTCTGTGACATGTAATGGGGGTATTCCTGTGCATTTGATTATAAAGGAACTGCCCAGGATGCAATTGCTCGGGCAAATCCAGTTGTCAAAGCTGAGAAGATTGACAAAATATGATTTCAGTTGTTTGCATAATGCAGTCATTCGCAATCACAAGCTTCAAGCTTCCAAGAATAAAATGTTGTATTATAATTTGTGCTTCAAAGTGTGTAAAACTTGTACTATAATTCATTCAACCTTGTTCATGGCAGCTAACTTAAACTTATACCCCTAA